From the genome of Arvicola amphibius chromosome 9, mArvAmp1.2, whole genome shotgun sequence, one region includes:
- the LOC119822613 gene encoding keratin-associated protein 10-3-like: MATSTMSVCSDACTNSSWQVDDCPESCCEPGCCAPSCCQSSCCQPSCCQSSCCVPSCCAPASCITLVCTPVSCVSSPCCQSSCCSSSCCQQSSCQPSCCQPSCCMTLCCKPVCCTPICSGSSCCQQSSCQPSCCQPSCCVPVCCKPVCCTPICSGSSCCQQSSCQPSCCQPSCCVPVCCKPVCCKPCSSVSLLCRPVCRPACCFPSSSCCASSCQPSCCKPCSSMSLLCRPVCSSQACCGLSSGQKSSCC; encoded by the exons ATGGCCAcctccaccatgtctgtctgctctgACGCTTGCACCAACTCCTCCTGGCAGGTGGACGACTGCCCAGAGAGCTGCTGTGAGCCTGGCTGCTGTGCCCCCAgctgctgccagtccagctgctgccagcctagctgctgccagtccagctgctgtgtccccagctgcTGTGCCCCAGCCTCCTGCATTACTCTTGTCTGTACCCCAGTGAGCTGTGTGTCCAGCCCCTGCTGCCAATCTTCCTGCT gctcctcctcctgctgccagcAGTCTAGCTGCCAGCCCTCATGCTGCCAGCCATCCTGCTGCATGACCCTGTGCTGTAAGCCTGTCTGCTGCACACCCATCTGCTCTGGATCCTCATGCTGCCAACAGTCTAGCTGCCAGCCCTCATGCTGCCAGCcatcctgctgtgtgcctgtctgctgcAAGCCTGTCTGCTGCACACCCATCTGTTCTGGATCCTCATGCTGCCAACAGTCTAGCTGCCAGCCCTCATGCTGCCAGCcatcctgctgtgtgcctgtctgctgcaagcctgtctgctgcaagccctgctccaGTGTGTCCCTGCTCTGCCGCCCTGTGTGCAGACCCGCATGCTGTTTCCCCAGTTCCTCCTGCTGTGCCTCctcctgccagcccagctgctgcaagccctgctccaGCATGTCCCTGCTCTGCCGCCCTGTGTGCTCCAGCCAggcctgctgtggcctctcctctGGCCAGAAGTCCAGCTGCTGCTGA
- the LOC119822361 gene encoding keratin-associated protein 10-5-like: MATSTMSVCSDACTNSSWQVDDCPESCCEPGCCAPSCCQSSCCQPSCCQPSCCVPSCCAPASCITLVCTPVSCVSSPCCQSSCSPSCCQPSCCVSVSCTPVCCKPVCCVSICSDCQPACCTCSPCQPSCCVPVCCKPVCCEPVCCEPVCCEPVCCEPVCCGASSSCC, encoded by the coding sequence ATGGCCAcctccaccatgtctgtctgctctgACGCTTGCACCAACTCCTCCTGGCAGGTGGATGACTGCCCAGAGAGCTGCTGTGAGCCTGGCTGCTGTGCCCCCAgctgctgccagtccagctgctgccagcctagctgctgccagcccagctgctgtgtccccagctgcTGTGCCCCAGCCTCCTGCATTACTCTTGTCTGTACCCCAGTGAGCTGTGTGTCCAGCCCCTGCTGCCAATCTTCCTGCTCACCATCATGCTGCCAGCCCTCATGCTGTGTGTCTGTCAGCTGCACACCTGTCTGCTGCAAGCCTGTCTGCTGTGTCTCCATCTGCTCTGACTGCCAGCCAGCCTGTTGCACCTGCTCCCCCTGCCAGCCgtcctgctgtgtgcctgtctgctgcAAACCTGTCTGCTGTGAGCCTGTCTGCTGTGAGCCTGTCTGCTGTGAGCCTGTCTGCTGTGAGCCTGTCTGCTGCGGGGCTTCCTCCTCATGCTGCTGA
- the LOC119822352 gene encoding keratin-associated protein 10-9-like isoform X3: MAASTMSVCSDACTNSSWQVDDCPESCCEPGCCAPTPCLTLICTPVSCGSSPCCQSACSSCCTPSCCQQSSCQPSCCQSSCCVPVCCTPICSGSSSCCQQSSCQPACCTCSPCQPSCVTLCCKPVCCTPICSGSSCCQQSSCQPSCCQSSCCVPVCCKPVCCTPICSGSSCCQQSSCQPSCCQPSCCVPVCCKPVCCKPCSSVSLLCRPVCRPACCVPSSSCCASSCQPSCCKPCSSVSLICRPACSSQACCGLSSGQKSSC, translated from the exons ATGGCCGcctccaccatgtctgtctgctctgACGCTTGCACCAACTCCTCCTGGCAGGTGGACGACTGCCCAGAGAGCTGCTGTGAGCCTGGCTGCTGTGCCCCCA CCCCCTGCCTGACCCTCATCTGCACCCCAGTGAGCTGTGGGTCCAGCCCCTGCTGCCAATCTgcctgcagcagctgctgcacaccctcatgctgccagcagtctagctgccagccctcatgctgccaatcctcctgctgtgtgcctgtctgctgcACACCCATCTGTTCTGGCTCCTCCTCATGCTGCCAGCAGTCTAGCTGCCAGCCAGCATGTTGCACCTGCTCCCCCTGCCAGCCATCCTGTGTGACTCTTTGCTGCAAGCCTGTCTGCTGCACACCCATCTGCTCTGGATCCTCATGCTGCCAGCAGTCTAGCTGCCAACCCTCATGCTGTCAATcctcctgctgtgtgcctgtctgctgcAAGCCTGTCTGTTGCACACCCATCTGTTCTGGCTCCTCATGCTGCCAGCAGTCTAGCTGCCAGCCCTCATGCTGCCAGCCATcttgctgtgtgcctgtctgctgcaagcctgtctgctgcaagccctgctccaGTGTGTCCCTGCTCTGCCGCCCTGTGTGCAGACCCGCCTGCTGTGTGCCCAGCTCCTCCTGCTGTGCCTCctcctgccagcccagctgctgcaagccctgctccaGCGTGTCACTGATCTGCCGCCCTGCTTGCTCCAGCCAGGCCTGCTGTGGCCTCTCTTCTGGCCAGAAGTCCAGCTGCTGA
- the LOC119822352 gene encoding keratin-associated protein 10-5-like isoform X4 produces MAASTMSVCSDACTNSSWQVDDCPESCCEPGCSPCLTLICTPVSCGSSPCCQSACSSCCTPSCCQQSSCQPSCCQSSCCVPVCCTPICSGSSSCCQQSSCQPACCTCSPCQPSCVTLCCKPVCCTPICSGSSCCQQSSCQPSCCQSSCCVPVCCKPVCCTPICSGSSCCQQSSCQPSCCQPSCCVPVCCKPVCCKPCSSVSLLCRPVCRPACCVPSSSCCASSCQPSCCKPCSSVSLICRPACSSQACCGLSSGQKSSC; encoded by the exons ATGGCCGcctccaccatgtctgtctgctctgACGCTTGCACCAACTCCTCCTGGCAGGTGGACGACTGCCCAGAGAGCTGCTGTGAGCCTGGCTGCT CCCCCTGCCTGACCCTCATCTGCACCCCAGTGAGCTGTGGGTCCAGCCCCTGCTGCCAATCTgcctgcagcagctgctgcacaccctcatgctgccagcagtctagctgccagccctcatgctgccaatcctcctgctgtgtgcctgtctgctgcACACCCATCTGTTCTGGCTCCTCCTCATGCTGCCAGCAGTCTAGCTGCCAGCCAGCATGTTGCACCTGCTCCCCCTGCCAGCCATCCTGTGTGACTCTTTGCTGCAAGCCTGTCTGCTGCACACCCATCTGCTCTGGATCCTCATGCTGCCAGCAGTCTAGCTGCCAACCCTCATGCTGTCAATcctcctgctgtgtgcctgtctgctgcAAGCCTGTCTGTTGCACACCCATCTGTTCTGGCTCCTCATGCTGCCAGCAGTCTAGCTGCCAGCCCTCATGCTGCCAGCCATcttgctgtgtgcctgtctgctgcaagcctgtctgctgcaagccctgctccaGTGTGTCCCTGCTCTGCCGCCCTGTGTGCAGACCCGCCTGCTGTGTGCCCAGCTCCTCCTGCTGTGCCTCctcctgccagcccagctgctgcaagccctgctccaGCGTGTCACTGATCTGCCGCCCTGCTTGCTCCAGCCAGGCCTGCTGTGGCCTCTCTTCTGGCCAGAAGTCCAGCTGCTGA
- the LOC119822352 gene encoding keratin-associated protein 10-2-like isoform X5, which yields MAASTMSVCSDACTNSSWQVDDCPESCCEPGCCAPSCCAPSCCVPSCCQPSCCAPAPCLTLICTPVSCGSSPCCQSACSSCCTPSCCQQSSCHCQPACCTCSPCQPSCVTLCCKPVCCTPICSGSSCCQQSSCQPSCCQSSCCVPVCCKPVCCTPICSGSSCCQQSSCQPSCCQPSCCVPVCCKPVCCKPCSSVSLLCRPVCRPACCVPSSSCCASSCQPSCCKPCSSVSLICRPACSSQACCGLSSGQKSSC from the exons ATGGCCGcctccaccatgtctgtctgctctgACGCTTGCACCAACTCCTCCTGGCAGGTGGACGACTGCCCAGAGAGCTGCTGTGAGCCTGGCTGCTGTGCCCCCAGCTGCTGTGCCCCCAgctgctgtgtccccagctgctgccagcccagctgctgtgcCCCAGCCCCCTGCCTGACCCTCATCTGCACCCCAGTGAGCTGTGGGTCCAGCCCCTGCTGCCAATCTgcctgcagcagctgctgcacaccctcatgctgccagcagtctagctgcca CTGCCAGCCAGCATGTTGCACCTGCTCCCCCTGCCAGCCATCCTGTGTGACTCTTTGCTGCAAGCCTGTCTGCTGCACACCCATCTGCTCTGGATCCTCATGCTGCCAGCAGTCTAGCTGCCAACCCTCATGCTGTCAATcctcctgctgtgtgcctgtctgctgcAAGCCTGTCTGTTGCACACCCATCTGTTCTGGCTCCTCATGCTGCCAGCAGTCTAGCTGCCAGCCCTCATGCTGCCAGCCATcttgctgtgtgcctgtctgctgcaagcctgtctgctgcaagccctgctccaGTGTGTCCCTGCTCTGCCGCCCTGTGTGCAGACCCGCCTGCTGTGTGCCCAGCTCCTCCTGCTGTGCCTCctcctgccagcccagctgctgcaagccctgctccaGCGTGTCACTGATCTGCCGCCCTGCTTGCTCCAGCCAGGCCTGCTGTGGCCTCTCTTCTGGCCAGAAGTCCAGCTGCTGA
- the LOC119822352 gene encoding keratin-associated protein 10-9-like isoform X2, with the protein MAASTMSVCSDACTNSSWQVDDCPESCCEPGCCAPSCCAPTPCLTLICTPVSCGSSPCCQSACSSCCTPSCCQQSSCQPSCCQSSCCVPVCCTPICSGSSSCCQQSSCQPACCTCSPCQPSCVTLCCKPVCCTPICSGSSCCQQSSCQPSCCQSSCCVPVCCKPVCCTPICSGSSCCQQSSCQPSCCQPSCCVPVCCKPVCCKPCSSVSLLCRPVCRPACCVPSSSCCASSCQPSCCKPCSSVSLICRPACSSQACCGLSSGQKSSC; encoded by the exons ATGGCCGcctccaccatgtctgtctgctctgACGCTTGCACCAACTCCTCCTGGCAGGTGGACGACTGCCCAGAGAGCTGCTGTGAGCCTGGCTGCTGTGCCCCCAGCTGCTGTGCCCCCA CCCCCTGCCTGACCCTCATCTGCACCCCAGTGAGCTGTGGGTCCAGCCCCTGCTGCCAATCTgcctgcagcagctgctgcacaccctcatgctgccagcagtctagctgccagccctcatgctgccaatcctcctgctgtgtgcctgtctgctgcACACCCATCTGTTCTGGCTCCTCCTCATGCTGCCAGCAGTCTAGCTGCCAGCCAGCATGTTGCACCTGCTCCCCCTGCCAGCCATCCTGTGTGACTCTTTGCTGCAAGCCTGTCTGCTGCACACCCATCTGCTCTGGATCCTCATGCTGCCAGCAGTCTAGCTGCCAACCCTCATGCTGTCAATcctcctgctgtgtgcctgtctgctgcAAGCCTGTCTGTTGCACACCCATCTGTTCTGGCTCCTCATGCTGCCAGCAGTCTAGCTGCCAGCCCTCATGCTGCCAGCCATcttgctgtgtgcctgtctgctgcaagcctgtctgctgcaagccctgctccaGTGTGTCCCTGCTCTGCCGCCCTGTGTGCAGACCCGCCTGCTGTGTGCCCAGCTCCTCCTGCTGTGCCTCctcctgccagcccagctgctgcaagccctgctccaGCGTGTCACTGATCTGCCGCCCTGCTTGCTCCAGCCAGGCCTGCTGTGGCCTCTCTTCTGGCCAGAAGTCCAGCTGCTGA
- the LOC119822352 gene encoding keratin-associated protein 10-4-like isoform X1, translating to MAASTMSVCSDACTNSSWQVDDCPESCCEPGCCAPSCCAPSCCVPSCCQPSCCAPAPCLTLICTPVSCGSSPCCQSACSSCCTPSCCQQSSCQPSCCQSSCCVPVCCTPICSGSSSCCQQSSCQPACCTCSPCQPSCVTLCCKPVCCTPICSGSSCCQQSSCQPSCCQSSCCVPVCCKPVCCTPICSGSSCCQQSSCQPSCCQPSCCVPVCCKPVCCKPCSSVSLLCRPVCRPACCVPSSSCCASSCQPSCCKPCSSVSLICRPACSSQACCGLSSGQKSSC from the coding sequence ATGGCCGcctccaccatgtctgtctgctctgACGCTTGCACCAACTCCTCCTGGCAGGTGGACGACTGCCCAGAGAGCTGCTGTGAGCCTGGCTGCTGTGCCCCCAGCTGCTGTGCCCCCAgctgctgtgtccccagctgctgccagcccagctgctgtgcCCCAGCCCCCTGCCTGACCCTCATCTGCACCCCAGTGAGCTGTGGGTCCAGCCCCTGCTGCCAATCTgcctgcagcagctgctgcacaccctcatgctgccagcagtctagctgccagccctcatgctgccaatcctcctgctgtgtgcctgtctgctgcACACCCATCTGTTCTGGCTCCTCCTCATGCTGCCAGCAGTCTAGCTGCCAGCCAGCATGTTGCACCTGCTCCCCCTGCCAGCCATCCTGTGTGACTCTTTGCTGCAAGCCTGTCTGCTGCACACCCATCTGCTCTGGATCCTCATGCTGCCAGCAGTCTAGCTGCCAACCCTCATGCTGTCAATcctcctgctgtgtgcctgtctgctgcAAGCCTGTCTGTTGCACACCCATCTGTTCTGGCTCCTCATGCTGCCAGCAGTCTAGCTGCCAGCCCTCATGCTGCCAGCCATcttgctgtgtgcctgtctgctgcaagcctgtctgctgcaagccctgctccaGTGTGTCCCTGCTCTGCCGCCCTGTGTGCAGACCCGCCTGCTGTGTGCCCAGCTCCTCCTGCTGTGCCTCctcctgccagcccagctgctgcaagccctgctccaGCGTGTCACTGATCTGCCGCCCTGCTTGCTCCAGCCAGGCCTGCTGTGGCCTCTCTTCTGGCCAGAAGTCCAGCTGCTGA